The Tursiops truncatus isolate mTurTru1 chromosome 6, mTurTru1.mat.Y, whole genome shotgun sequence genome includes a window with the following:
- the GOLGA2 gene encoding golgin subfamily A member 2 isoform X1 — MSEETRQSKLAAAKKKLREYQQKNSPGVPAAAKKKRKIKNGSSPEKTTSGGCPSPEDIQDILKVLVSDLNRSNGVAIPPLDKWKAPKDRAAPVTPSADDTVSPGGVPSPCASPPRVTSMASTQNRDADNDPSPVDESTSFSSTESLRQLSQQLNGLVSESPSYINGEGLASCTDIKNLESRYQELSVAMDSSNLTNKQLSSKIEQLKQEKQETLDRLEKEKKEFEKKLVKEQGALREQLQVHIQTIGILVSEKTELQTALAHTQQAARQKAEELEDLANCLRSSRQRVGELERTLSAVSTQQKQADRYNKELTKERDALRLDLYKNNKSNEDLKQQTSELEEKLRVMAKEKAAMQLGMEELQKKVEMSELLLRQFSSQPTADSSQQLQQALNEQAQLETHVEQLKDSLKQLQAERDQYVVNMKEENAVWQQKMQQMLEQMGKLREEKECSMSQVRELETSLAKLRTEMAVPPPQEPPAGPSEVEQRLQAEAEQLQKELQSLAQQLQAQVKDNESLSRLNQEQEQRLLELERAAECWGQQAEERRQILESMQSDRTTISRALFQNRELKEQLAELQNGFVRLSNENMEITSALHSEQHIKKELAKELEQLQGRLGELKETVEVKSQEAQDLQQQRDQYLSHLQQYVAAYQQLASEKAGLQKQALLQTQLMDQLQHEEVQGKVAVQMAHQELQETQERLEAANQQNRQLQAQLNLMAMPGEAGGGPDGEEKDEEAPRPKLSVPEELDSRELLVAFFNSALASAEEEQARLRGQLKEEKLRCQRLAHLAAAAQDGAEKEAPASGIGGDSVPAETHQALQVAMDKLQGRFTALMQEKVDLKERVEELEHRCIQLSGETDTIGEYIALYQSQRAVLKARHQEKEEYISRLAQDKEEMKVKLLELRELVLRLVGERNEWYGKFLAAQNPAGEPTTAPPAPQEPGAAEHGGLREVSLKDNVDPTQGEALRGQTTPENPTAQQIMQLLREIQNPQECPVLGSSTCVPFFYETDDNDEVKILVV; from the exons ATGTCGGAAGAAACCCGACAGAGCAAATTGGCTGCGGCCAAGAAAAAG TTAAGGGAGTATCAGCAGAAGAACAGCCCTGGTGTTCCTGCAGcagctaagaaaaaaagaaagatcaagaaTGGCAGTAGCCCGGAGAAAACCACTTCTGGTGGTTGTCCCTCACCTGAGGAT ATTCAGGACATTCTGAAGGTGCTGGTGTCCGACCTTAACCGCTCCAATGGGGTAGCGATCCCCCCATTGGACAAGTGGAAG GCGCCCAAAGACCGCGCCGCTCCTGTTACACCGTCTGCTGATGACACCGTGTCACCTGGCGGTGTCCCTTCCCCCTGTGCTAGTCCCCCCCGTGTCACTAGCATGGCATCAACTCAG AACCGTGATGCTGACAATGATCCTAGTCCCGTTGACGAAAGCAC ATCTTTCTCATCCACTGAGAGCCTGCGACAGCTATCTCAGCAGCTCAACGGTCTTGTGTCCGAG TCTCCATCTTACATCAACGGGGAGGGTCTAGCATCCTGTACTGACATAAAGAATCTGGAG AGCCGGTACCAAGAACTATCAGTAGCCATGGACTCCAGCAatctaacaaacaaacaactcagtaGCAAGATAGAGCAATTG AAACAAGAGAAACAGGAAACTTTGGATCGACTGGAAAAA GAGAAGAAGGAATTTGAGAAGAAGCTCGTGAAGGAACAAGGGGCTCTGAGAGAACAGCTGCAG GTCCACATCCAGACCATAGGGATTCTGGTGTCTGAGAAGACGGAATTACAGACAGCTCTGGCTCACACCCAACAGGCAGCCAGGCAGAAAGCAG AAGAGTTGGAGGACCTTGCTAATTGCCTGCGGTCATCCAGGCAGCGTGTGGGAGAGCTGGAACGGACGCTGTCTGCCGTCTCCACGCAGCAGAAGCAGGCCGATAGG TACAACAAAGAATTAACCAAAGAGCGAGATGCCCTCAGGCTGGACTTATACAAGAACAA CAAAAGCAACGAGGACCTGAAGCAGCAGACCTCGGAGCTGGAGGAGAAGCTGCGGGTCATGGCGAAAGAGAAGGCGGCCATGCAGCTGGGGATGGAGGAGCTGCAGAAGAAGGTGGAGATGTCCGAGCTGCTGCTGCGGCAG TTTTCTAGTCAACCTACCGCTGACAGCAGCCAGCAGTTACAGCAGGCCCTGAACGAGCAGGCACAGCTGGAGACCCACGTGGAGCAG CTGAAGGATTCTCTGAAGCAGCTGCAGGCAGAGAGAGACCAGTATGTGGTGAATATGAAAGAAGAGAACGCCGTTTGGCAGCAGAAGATGCAGCAGATGCTGGAGCAG ATGGGCAAgttgagggaagaaaaggagtgCAGCATGAGTCAGGTGCGGGAGCTGGAGACCAGTTTGGCCAAACTGAGGACCGAGATGG CTGTGCCTCCGCCTCAGGAGCCCCCAGCCGGGCCCTCAGAGGTAGAACAACGGCTGCAGGCGGAGGCCGAACAGCTACAGAAGGAACTGCAGAGCTTGGCACAGCAGCTGCAGGCTCAGGTGAAGGACAACGAAAGTCTGAGTCGCCTGAATCAGGAGCAGGAGCAGCGGCTGCTGGAGCTGGAGCGGGCGGCCGAGTGCTGGGGGCAGCAGGCCGAGGAGCGCAGGCAGATTCTAGAGAGCATGCAGAGCGACCGCACCACCATCAGCCGCGCGCTGTTCCAGAACCGCGAGCTCAAGGAGCAGCTGGCTGAACTGCAGAATGGATTCGTCAGGCTG TCCAACGAGAACATGGAGATAACCAGCGCGCTGCATTCGGAGCAGCACATCAAGAAGGAGCTGGCCAAGGAGCTGGAGCAGCTGCAGGGGAGGCTAGGAGAGCTGAAGGAGACG GTGGAGGTGAAGAGCCAGGAGGCTCAGGATCTGCAGCAGCAGCGGGACCAGTACCTGAGCCACCTGCAGCAGTACGTGGCTGCCTATCAGCAGCTGGCCTCTGAGAAGGCGGGGCTGCAAAAGCAGGCGCTGCTGCAGACGCAGCTCATGGACCAGCTGCAGCACGAGGAAGTCCAGGGCAAGGTGGCGGTCCAGATGGCCCACCAGGAGTTACAGGAGACCCAG GAGCGCCTGGAAGCAGCCAACCAGCAGAACCGGCAGCTACAAGCCCAGCTGAACCTCATGGCTATGCCTGGGGAAG CAGGAGGTGGACCAGACGGTGAGGAGAAGGATGAGGAGGCCCCCCGGCCGAAGCTGAGCGTGCCGGAGGAGCTCGACAGCCGAGAGCTGCTG GTGGCATTTTTTAACTCGGCCTTAGCCAGTGCTGAGGAAGAGCAGGCCCGGCTGCGCGGGCAgctgaaggaggaaaagctgCGCTGCCAGCGCCTGGCTCACCTGGCAGCCGCGGCCCAGGACGGGGCGGAGAAGGAGGCCCCAGCCTCCGGGATCGGGGGGGACAGTGTGCCTGCGGAGACCCACCAGGCCCTCCAGGTGGCCATGGACAAGCTGCAG GGCCGTTTCACAGCGCTCATGCAGGAGAAAGTGGATCTGAAGGAGCGGGTAGAGGAGCTGGAGCATCGCTGTATCCAGCTGTCCGGAGAAACAGACACTATTG GAGAGTACATCGCCCTTTATCAGAGTCAGAGGGCGGTGCTGAAGGCGCGGCACCAGGAGAAGGAGGAGTACATCAGCCGCCTGGCTCAGGACAAGGAGGAAATGAAG GTGAAGCTGCTGGAGCTCCGGGAACTGGTATTACGCCTGGTGGGCGAGCGAAATGAATGGTATGGCAAGTTCCTGGCTGCCCAGAACCCTGCTGGCGAGCCCACTACAGCGCCCCCAGCCCCGCAGGAGCCTGGTGCTGCCGAGCACGGTG GTCTCCGTGAGGTGAGCCTCAAGGACAACGTGGACCCCACCCAGGGGGAAGCCCTGCGGGGCCAGACGACCCCTGAGAACCCCACTGCGCAGCAGATCATGCAACTGCTGCGCGAGATCCAGAACCCCCAGGAGTGCCCAGTCTTGGGTAGCAGCACCTGCGTCCCCTTCTTCTACGAGACTGACGACAACGATGAAGTGAAGATCTTGGTGGTCTAA
- the GOLGA2 gene encoding golgin subfamily A member 2 isoform X5, translated as MSEETRQSKLAAAKKKLREYQQKNSPGVPAAAKKKRKIKNGSSPEKTTSGGCPSPEDAPKDRAAPVTPSADDTVSPGGVPSPCASPPRVTSMASTQNRDADNDPSPVDESTSFSSTESLRQLSQQLNGLVSESPSYINGEGLASCTDIKNLESRYQELSVAMDSSNLTNKQLSSKIEQLKQEKQETLDRLEKEKKEFEKKLVKEQGALREQLQVHIQTIGILVSEKTELQTALAHTQQAARQKAEELEDLANCLRSSRQRVGELERTLSAVSTQQKQADRYNKELTKERDALRLDLYKNNKSNEDLKQQTSELEEKLRVMAKEKAAMQLGMEELQKKVEMSELLLRQFSSQPTADSSQQLQQALNEQAQLETHVEQLKDSLKQLQAERDQYVVNMKEENAVWQQKMQQMLEQMGKLREEKECSMSQVRELETSLAKLRTEMAVPPPQEPPAGPSEVEQRLQAEAEQLQKELQSLAQQLQAQVKDNESLSRLNQEQEQRLLELERAAECWGQQAEERRQILESMQSDRTTISRALFQNRELKEQLAELQNGFVRLSNENMEITSALHSEQHIKKELAKELEQLQGRLGELKETVEVKSQEAQDLQQQRDQYLSHLQQYVAAYQQLASEKAGLQKQALLQTQLMDQLQHEEVQGKVAVQMAHQELQETQERLEAANQQNRQLQAQLNLMAMPGEGGGPDGEEKDEEAPRPKLSVPEELDSRELLVAFFNSALASAEEEQARLRGQLKEEKLRCQRLAHLAAAAQDGAEKEAPASGIGGDSVPAETHQALQVAMDKLQGRFTALMQEKVDLKERVEELEHRCIQLSGETDTIGEYIALYQSQRAVLKARHQEKEEYISRLAQDKEEMKVKLLELRELVLRLVGERNEWYGKFLAAQNPAGEPTTAPPAPQEPGAAEHGGLREVSLKDNVDPTQGEALRGQTTPENPTAQQIMQLLREIQNPQECPVLGSSTCVPFFYETDDNDEVKILVV; from the exons ATGTCGGAAGAAACCCGACAGAGCAAATTGGCTGCGGCCAAGAAAAAG TTAAGGGAGTATCAGCAGAAGAACAGCCCTGGTGTTCCTGCAGcagctaagaaaaaaagaaagatcaagaaTGGCAGTAGCCCGGAGAAAACCACTTCTGGTGGTTGTCCCTCACCTGAGGAT GCGCCCAAAGACCGCGCCGCTCCTGTTACACCGTCTGCTGATGACACCGTGTCACCTGGCGGTGTCCCTTCCCCCTGTGCTAGTCCCCCCCGTGTCACTAGCATGGCATCAACTCAG AACCGTGATGCTGACAATGATCCTAGTCCCGTTGACGAAAGCAC ATCTTTCTCATCCACTGAGAGCCTGCGACAGCTATCTCAGCAGCTCAACGGTCTTGTGTCCGAG TCTCCATCTTACATCAACGGGGAGGGTCTAGCATCCTGTACTGACATAAAGAATCTGGAG AGCCGGTACCAAGAACTATCAGTAGCCATGGACTCCAGCAatctaacaaacaaacaactcagtaGCAAGATAGAGCAATTG AAACAAGAGAAACAGGAAACTTTGGATCGACTGGAAAAA GAGAAGAAGGAATTTGAGAAGAAGCTCGTGAAGGAACAAGGGGCTCTGAGAGAACAGCTGCAG GTCCACATCCAGACCATAGGGATTCTGGTGTCTGAGAAGACGGAATTACAGACAGCTCTGGCTCACACCCAACAGGCAGCCAGGCAGAAAGCAG AAGAGTTGGAGGACCTTGCTAATTGCCTGCGGTCATCCAGGCAGCGTGTGGGAGAGCTGGAACGGACGCTGTCTGCCGTCTCCACGCAGCAGAAGCAGGCCGATAGG TACAACAAAGAATTAACCAAAGAGCGAGATGCCCTCAGGCTGGACTTATACAAGAACAA CAAAAGCAACGAGGACCTGAAGCAGCAGACCTCGGAGCTGGAGGAGAAGCTGCGGGTCATGGCGAAAGAGAAGGCGGCCATGCAGCTGGGGATGGAGGAGCTGCAGAAGAAGGTGGAGATGTCCGAGCTGCTGCTGCGGCAG TTTTCTAGTCAACCTACCGCTGACAGCAGCCAGCAGTTACAGCAGGCCCTGAACGAGCAGGCACAGCTGGAGACCCACGTGGAGCAG CTGAAGGATTCTCTGAAGCAGCTGCAGGCAGAGAGAGACCAGTATGTGGTGAATATGAAAGAAGAGAACGCCGTTTGGCAGCAGAAGATGCAGCAGATGCTGGAGCAG ATGGGCAAgttgagggaagaaaaggagtgCAGCATGAGTCAGGTGCGGGAGCTGGAGACCAGTTTGGCCAAACTGAGGACCGAGATGG CTGTGCCTCCGCCTCAGGAGCCCCCAGCCGGGCCCTCAGAGGTAGAACAACGGCTGCAGGCGGAGGCCGAACAGCTACAGAAGGAACTGCAGAGCTTGGCACAGCAGCTGCAGGCTCAGGTGAAGGACAACGAAAGTCTGAGTCGCCTGAATCAGGAGCAGGAGCAGCGGCTGCTGGAGCTGGAGCGGGCGGCCGAGTGCTGGGGGCAGCAGGCCGAGGAGCGCAGGCAGATTCTAGAGAGCATGCAGAGCGACCGCACCACCATCAGCCGCGCGCTGTTCCAGAACCGCGAGCTCAAGGAGCAGCTGGCTGAACTGCAGAATGGATTCGTCAGGCTG TCCAACGAGAACATGGAGATAACCAGCGCGCTGCATTCGGAGCAGCACATCAAGAAGGAGCTGGCCAAGGAGCTGGAGCAGCTGCAGGGGAGGCTAGGAGAGCTGAAGGAGACG GTGGAGGTGAAGAGCCAGGAGGCTCAGGATCTGCAGCAGCAGCGGGACCAGTACCTGAGCCACCTGCAGCAGTACGTGGCTGCCTATCAGCAGCTGGCCTCTGAGAAGGCGGGGCTGCAAAAGCAGGCGCTGCTGCAGACGCAGCTCATGGACCAGCTGCAGCACGAGGAAGTCCAGGGCAAGGTGGCGGTCCAGATGGCCCACCAGGAGTTACAGGAGACCCAG GAGCGCCTGGAAGCAGCCAACCAGCAGAACCGGCAGCTACAAGCCCAGCTGAACCTCATGGCTATGCCTGGGGAAG GAGGTGGACCAGACGGTGAGGAGAAGGATGAGGAGGCCCCCCGGCCGAAGCTGAGCGTGCCGGAGGAGCTCGACAGCCGAGAGCTGCTG GTGGCATTTTTTAACTCGGCCTTAGCCAGTGCTGAGGAAGAGCAGGCCCGGCTGCGCGGGCAgctgaaggaggaaaagctgCGCTGCCAGCGCCTGGCTCACCTGGCAGCCGCGGCCCAGGACGGGGCGGAGAAGGAGGCCCCAGCCTCCGGGATCGGGGGGGACAGTGTGCCTGCGGAGACCCACCAGGCCCTCCAGGTGGCCATGGACAAGCTGCAG GGCCGTTTCACAGCGCTCATGCAGGAGAAAGTGGATCTGAAGGAGCGGGTAGAGGAGCTGGAGCATCGCTGTATCCAGCTGTCCGGAGAAACAGACACTATTG GAGAGTACATCGCCCTTTATCAGAGTCAGAGGGCGGTGCTGAAGGCGCGGCACCAGGAGAAGGAGGAGTACATCAGCCGCCTGGCTCAGGACAAGGAGGAAATGAAG GTGAAGCTGCTGGAGCTCCGGGAACTGGTATTACGCCTGGTGGGCGAGCGAAATGAATGGTATGGCAAGTTCCTGGCTGCCCAGAACCCTGCTGGCGAGCCCACTACAGCGCCCCCAGCCCCGCAGGAGCCTGGTGCTGCCGAGCACGGTG GTCTCCGTGAGGTGAGCCTCAAGGACAACGTGGACCCCACCCAGGGGGAAGCCCTGCGGGGCCAGACGACCCCTGAGAACCCCACTGCGCAGCAGATCATGCAACTGCTGCGCGAGATCCAGAACCCCCAGGAGTGCCCAGTCTTGGGTAGCAGCACCTGCGTCCCCTTCTTCTACGAGACTGACGACAACGATGAAGTGAAGATCTTGGTGGTCTAA
- the GOLGA2 gene encoding golgin subfamily A member 2 isoform X2, with product MSEETRQSKLAAAKKKLREYQQKNSPGVPAAAKKKRKIKNGSSPEKTTSGGCPSPEDIQDILKVLVSDLNRSNGVAIPPLDKWKAPKDRAAPVTPSADDTVSPGGVPSPCASPPRVTSMASTQNRDADNDPSPVDESTSFSSTESLRQLSQQLNGLVSESPSYINGEGLASCTDIKNLESRYQELSVAMDSSNLTNKQLSSKIEQLKQEKQETLDRLEKEKKEFEKKLVKEQGALREQLQVHIQTIGILVSEKTELQTALAHTQQAARQKAEELEDLANCLRSSRQRVGELERTLSAVSTQQKQADRYNKELTKERDALRLDLYKNNKSNEDLKQQTSELEEKLRVMAKEKAAMQLGMEELQKKVEMSELLLRQFSSQPTADSSQQLQQALNEQAQLETHVEQLKDSLKQLQAERDQYVVNMKEENAVWQQKMQQMLEQMGKLREEKECSMSQVRELETSLAKLRTEMAVPPPQEPPAGPSEVEQRLQAEAEQLQKELQSLAQQLQAQVKDNESLSRLNQEQEQRLLELERAAECWGQQAEERRQILESMQSDRTTISRALFQNRELKEQLAELQNGFVRLSNENMEITSALHSEQHIKKELAKELEQLQGRLGELKETVEVKSQEAQDLQQQRDQYLSHLQQYVAAYQQLASEKAGLQKQALLQTQLMDQLQHEEVQGKVAVQMAHQELQETQERLEAANQQNRQLQAQLNLMAMPGEGGGPDGEEKDEEAPRPKLSVPEELDSRELLVAFFNSALASAEEEQARLRGQLKEEKLRCQRLAHLAAAAQDGAEKEAPASGIGGDSVPAETHQALQVAMDKLQGRFTALMQEKVDLKERVEELEHRCIQLSGETDTIGEYIALYQSQRAVLKARHQEKEEYISRLAQDKEEMKVKLLELRELVLRLVGERNEWYGKFLAAQNPAGEPTTAPPAPQEPGAAEHGGLREVSLKDNVDPTQGEALRGQTTPENPTAQQIMQLLREIQNPQECPVLGSSTCVPFFYETDDNDEVKILVV from the exons ATGTCGGAAGAAACCCGACAGAGCAAATTGGCTGCGGCCAAGAAAAAG TTAAGGGAGTATCAGCAGAAGAACAGCCCTGGTGTTCCTGCAGcagctaagaaaaaaagaaagatcaagaaTGGCAGTAGCCCGGAGAAAACCACTTCTGGTGGTTGTCCCTCACCTGAGGAT ATTCAGGACATTCTGAAGGTGCTGGTGTCCGACCTTAACCGCTCCAATGGGGTAGCGATCCCCCCATTGGACAAGTGGAAG GCGCCCAAAGACCGCGCCGCTCCTGTTACACCGTCTGCTGATGACACCGTGTCACCTGGCGGTGTCCCTTCCCCCTGTGCTAGTCCCCCCCGTGTCACTAGCATGGCATCAACTCAG AACCGTGATGCTGACAATGATCCTAGTCCCGTTGACGAAAGCAC ATCTTTCTCATCCACTGAGAGCCTGCGACAGCTATCTCAGCAGCTCAACGGTCTTGTGTCCGAG TCTCCATCTTACATCAACGGGGAGGGTCTAGCATCCTGTACTGACATAAAGAATCTGGAG AGCCGGTACCAAGAACTATCAGTAGCCATGGACTCCAGCAatctaacaaacaaacaactcagtaGCAAGATAGAGCAATTG AAACAAGAGAAACAGGAAACTTTGGATCGACTGGAAAAA GAGAAGAAGGAATTTGAGAAGAAGCTCGTGAAGGAACAAGGGGCTCTGAGAGAACAGCTGCAG GTCCACATCCAGACCATAGGGATTCTGGTGTCTGAGAAGACGGAATTACAGACAGCTCTGGCTCACACCCAACAGGCAGCCAGGCAGAAAGCAG AAGAGTTGGAGGACCTTGCTAATTGCCTGCGGTCATCCAGGCAGCGTGTGGGAGAGCTGGAACGGACGCTGTCTGCCGTCTCCACGCAGCAGAAGCAGGCCGATAGG TACAACAAAGAATTAACCAAAGAGCGAGATGCCCTCAGGCTGGACTTATACAAGAACAA CAAAAGCAACGAGGACCTGAAGCAGCAGACCTCGGAGCTGGAGGAGAAGCTGCGGGTCATGGCGAAAGAGAAGGCGGCCATGCAGCTGGGGATGGAGGAGCTGCAGAAGAAGGTGGAGATGTCCGAGCTGCTGCTGCGGCAG TTTTCTAGTCAACCTACCGCTGACAGCAGCCAGCAGTTACAGCAGGCCCTGAACGAGCAGGCACAGCTGGAGACCCACGTGGAGCAG CTGAAGGATTCTCTGAAGCAGCTGCAGGCAGAGAGAGACCAGTATGTGGTGAATATGAAAGAAGAGAACGCCGTTTGGCAGCAGAAGATGCAGCAGATGCTGGAGCAG ATGGGCAAgttgagggaagaaaaggagtgCAGCATGAGTCAGGTGCGGGAGCTGGAGACCAGTTTGGCCAAACTGAGGACCGAGATGG CTGTGCCTCCGCCTCAGGAGCCCCCAGCCGGGCCCTCAGAGGTAGAACAACGGCTGCAGGCGGAGGCCGAACAGCTACAGAAGGAACTGCAGAGCTTGGCACAGCAGCTGCAGGCTCAGGTGAAGGACAACGAAAGTCTGAGTCGCCTGAATCAGGAGCAGGAGCAGCGGCTGCTGGAGCTGGAGCGGGCGGCCGAGTGCTGGGGGCAGCAGGCCGAGGAGCGCAGGCAGATTCTAGAGAGCATGCAGAGCGACCGCACCACCATCAGCCGCGCGCTGTTCCAGAACCGCGAGCTCAAGGAGCAGCTGGCTGAACTGCAGAATGGATTCGTCAGGCTG TCCAACGAGAACATGGAGATAACCAGCGCGCTGCATTCGGAGCAGCACATCAAGAAGGAGCTGGCCAAGGAGCTGGAGCAGCTGCAGGGGAGGCTAGGAGAGCTGAAGGAGACG GTGGAGGTGAAGAGCCAGGAGGCTCAGGATCTGCAGCAGCAGCGGGACCAGTACCTGAGCCACCTGCAGCAGTACGTGGCTGCCTATCAGCAGCTGGCCTCTGAGAAGGCGGGGCTGCAAAAGCAGGCGCTGCTGCAGACGCAGCTCATGGACCAGCTGCAGCACGAGGAAGTCCAGGGCAAGGTGGCGGTCCAGATGGCCCACCAGGAGTTACAGGAGACCCAG GAGCGCCTGGAAGCAGCCAACCAGCAGAACCGGCAGCTACAAGCCCAGCTGAACCTCATGGCTATGCCTGGGGAAG GAGGTGGACCAGACGGTGAGGAGAAGGATGAGGAGGCCCCCCGGCCGAAGCTGAGCGTGCCGGAGGAGCTCGACAGCCGAGAGCTGCTG GTGGCATTTTTTAACTCGGCCTTAGCCAGTGCTGAGGAAGAGCAGGCCCGGCTGCGCGGGCAgctgaaggaggaaaagctgCGCTGCCAGCGCCTGGCTCACCTGGCAGCCGCGGCCCAGGACGGGGCGGAGAAGGAGGCCCCAGCCTCCGGGATCGGGGGGGACAGTGTGCCTGCGGAGACCCACCAGGCCCTCCAGGTGGCCATGGACAAGCTGCAG GGCCGTTTCACAGCGCTCATGCAGGAGAAAGTGGATCTGAAGGAGCGGGTAGAGGAGCTGGAGCATCGCTGTATCCAGCTGTCCGGAGAAACAGACACTATTG GAGAGTACATCGCCCTTTATCAGAGTCAGAGGGCGGTGCTGAAGGCGCGGCACCAGGAGAAGGAGGAGTACATCAGCCGCCTGGCTCAGGACAAGGAGGAAATGAAG GTGAAGCTGCTGGAGCTCCGGGAACTGGTATTACGCCTGGTGGGCGAGCGAAATGAATGGTATGGCAAGTTCCTGGCTGCCCAGAACCCTGCTGGCGAGCCCACTACAGCGCCCCCAGCCCCGCAGGAGCCTGGTGCTGCCGAGCACGGTG GTCTCCGTGAGGTGAGCCTCAAGGACAACGTGGACCCCACCCAGGGGGAAGCCCTGCGGGGCCAGACGACCCCTGAGAACCCCACTGCGCAGCAGATCATGCAACTGCTGCGCGAGATCCAGAACCCCCAGGAGTGCCCAGTCTTGGGTAGCAGCACCTGCGTCCCCTTCTTCTACGAGACTGACGACAACGATGAAGTGAAGATCTTGGTGGTCTAA